One genomic window of Cannabis sativa cultivar Pink pepper isolate KNU-18-1 chromosome 2, ASM2916894v1, whole genome shotgun sequence includes the following:
- the LOC115721267 gene encoding WD repeat-containing protein 55 — MEINLGSLPFDIDFHPSDHLLSAALITGDLLLYRYTADSTPQRVLEVHAHTESCRAVRFINDGRAIVSGSPDCSILATDVETGSAIARLEDAHEDAINKIISLTNSTIASGDDGGCIKVWDTRQRTCTNSFKVHEEYISDMTFTSDSMKLLGTSGDGTLSVCNLRRNKVQSQSEFSEDELLSVVIMKNGRKVVCGSQTGTLLLYSWGYFKDCSDRFVDLSPNSVDALLKLDEDRIITGSENGLINLVNILPNRIVQPIAEHSEYPVERLAFSHDRKFLGSIAHDPVMKIWDLEDILQGSENNTGSQAAAAEDSDDGEMDVDVNPPKSTKGSKTKNSSTDNSFFSDL; from the exons ATGGAGATTAATTTGGGGTCATTGCCATTTGACATTGATTTTCATCCATCAGATCACCTTCTTTCTGCTGCACTCATTACCGGCGATCTTCTCCT GTACCGCTACACTGCTGATTCCACTCCTCAAAG gGTGCTGGAAGTGCACGCCCACACAGAATCTTGCAGAGCTGTTCGCTTCATTAACGATGGCCGGG CTATTGTGTCGGGATCACCGGACTGTTCAATTCTAGCCACAGATGTTGAAACCGGTTCTGCCATTGCTCGTCTTGAGGATGCTCATGA GGATGCCATTAACAAGATAATCAGTTTAACGAATTCTACCATTGCTTCTGGTGATGATGGTGGTTGTATTAAG GTTTGGGATACCAGACAACGCACTTGCACAAATTCTTTTAAAGTTCATGAAGAGTACATTTCTGACATGACTTTTACATCCGATTCCATGAAGCTTTTGGGaacaag TGGAGATGGGACTCTATCTGTTTGCAATCTTCGAAGAAACAAG gtCCAATCTCAATCTGAGTTTTCAGAAGATGAGCTACTTTCCGTTGTTATCATGAAG AATGGTCGAAAAGTTGTTTGTGGATCACAAACCGGAACACTCTTACTGTACTCTTGGGGATATTTTAAGGATTGCAG TGATCGGTTTGTTGATCTCTCTCCGAACTCGGTTGATGCTTTGCTAAAG CTTGATGAAGATAGAATTATTACTGGATCAGAGAATGGACTCATCAA CCTGGTAAACATATTACCCAACAGAATTGTTCAACCAATTGCAGAACATTCAGAGTACCCTGTTGAACGCCTCG CTTTTTCCCATGATAGAAAGTTTCTTGGAAGTATAGCACATGATCCGGTGATGAAG ATATGGGATTTGGAAGATATATTACAAGGTTCGGAAAATAATACAGGGAGTCAAGCCGCTGCCGCAGAAGACAGCGACGACGGTGAAATGGATGTAGATGTCAATCCGCCAAAGTCAACCAAAG ggtctaaaactaaaaattcaAGCACAGACAATAGTTTTTTCTCTGACTTATAG
- the LOC115718833 gene encoding uncharacterized protein LOC115718833 encodes MWPSRSSRRSRDKSKKSSKMTMTISSCSLSYSWNFVELYVGDDKELIWPENLPKNLKNLIRYPLVNWKHLRLNIHFKLKYESDLKETLMWISPSLESLSINKNVIF; translated from the exons ATGTGGCCATCCAGAAGCTCAAGGAGGAGCAGAGACAAATCAAAGAAATCTTCGAAGATGACGATGACGATCAGCTCTTGCTCTCTCAG TTACTCTTGGAATTTTGTGGAATTGTATGTTGGTGACGATAAG GAGCTCATTTGGCCAGAAAACTTGCCCAAAAATTTGAAGAACTTAATTCGTTATCCCTTGGTTAATTGGAAGCATCTCAGACTTAATATTCATTTTAAACTGAAATACGAGTCAGACTTGAAAGAAACCTTGATGTGGATATCACCCTCCTTAGAATCATTATCTATTAacaaaaatgtcatattttag
- the LOC115718416 gene encoding putative F-box protein At1g49610 codes for MASSMADEDRISKLPDALITHILSFLPTEEVVRTCLLSKRWKLIWYSVPTIFFSNDKNRDDLEKLYNYVDKYVEQRKRGMEFMVDSDITSFVLNMYGECERSKTCLIDKWLGFVLEKKVKKIKLYPSLDPFVYYSLPKIFFENARYLTILKLHKIELDTSYSGSFPSLKTLVLDYVQISDTTKNDGVFKFLLGCPSLERLRLRDAEFYDVDDQLRLQSSSLKFMEFGYLNIYHESCLQVAAVNLESLVLDDVSLNKIDLSSCKNVRNLSLDDCFEDEESSIQVLISNFPLLEHLTLSFLSSDRIQFSINYYYGSDSDSDSDSTEFDQFSSKQLKISNQHLKSLNVRQYDDDYMIITIESAPELTSFRYDGEIHFSLSLESSNLLNGTFHVYEHRSIDSDTSFTNMMKFLSNLNCSWNVVSLRVHKAKALIFSEKLKNICSSPLINWKHLKLVLGEYDPERLSDLKDSLMWISPSLETLSINGKEIF; via the exons ATGGCATCATCCATGGCTGATGAGGACAGAATTTCGAAACTACCTGATGCACTGATCACTCACATCCTGTCTTTCCTCCCCACTGAAGAAGTTGTTCGAACGTGCCTTCTTTCAAAGCGTTGGAAACTCATCTGGTATTCAGTCCCCACTATCTTTTTCTCCAATGATAAAAATAGGGATGATCTTGAAAAGTTGTACAATTATGTCGATAAATATGTGGAACAACGCAAGAGAGGTATGGAATTTATGGTCGATTCAGACATAACTAGTTTTGTGCTTAATATGTATGGAGAATGTGAAAGAAGTAAGACCTGCCTCATAGATAAATGGTTAGGTTTTGTTCTTGAgaaaaaagtaaagaaaataaaactttatccGAGTCTAGATCCATTCGTCTACTACAGCTTACCGAAAATATTCTTTGAAAATGCAAGATATTTGACTATTTTAAAGTTGCACAAGATAGAGTTGGATACTTCTTATTCAGGTAGTTTTCCATCTCTAAAAACTCTAGTTTTGGACTATGTTCAAATTTCGGATACTACAAAGAATGATGGGGTATTTAAGTTTTTGTTGGGTTGCCCTTCTCTTGAGAGATTACGATTACGTGATGCTGAATTCTATGATGTTGATGATCAGTTACGATTACAAAGTTCAAGTCTCAAGTTCATGGAATTTGGATACTTAAACATTTATCACGAGTCATGTCTTCAAGTTGCAGCTGTAAATTTGGAGTCTTTGGTACTAGATGATGTTTCTTTGAACAAAATAGATCTCTCTTCTTGCAAGAATGTTAGAAATCTCTCATTAGATGATTGTTTTGAAGATGAGGAGTCATCAATACAAGTTCTTATCTCTAATTTTCCTCTTCTTGAACATCTGACTTTGAGTTTCCTCAGTTCCGATAGGATTCAGTTTTCGATAAATTATTACTATGGATCAGACTCGGATTCAGACTCAGACTCAACAGAATTTGATCAGTTTAGTTCAAAGCAACTCAAAATATCGAATCAACACTTGAAAAGTCTCAATGTTAGGCAGTACGATGATGATTATATGATCATTACAATTGAATCAGCTCCAGAATTAACATCTTTTCGTTATGATGGTGAAATCCATTTTAGCTTATCACTAGAGTCATCCAATTTGTTGAATGGAACATTTCATGTATACGAGCACCGTAGTATTGACAGTGACACAAGTTTTACCAACATGATGAAATTTCTTTCGAATTTAAATTGCTCATGGAACGTTGTAAGCCTACGTGTTCACAAAGCAAAG GCTCTCATCTTTTCGGAAAAGTTGAAGAACATATGTAGTTCTCCCTTGATTAATTGGAAGCATCTCAAACTAGTTCTTGGTGAATATGATCCTGAAAGATTATCAGATTTGAAGGATTCATTGATGTGGATTTCACCTTCTTTAGAAACATTATCTATTAACGGAAAGGAGATATTTTAG